Genomic DNA from Azospirillum brasilense:
TAGCGGGCGGCGATGTGCGGGTCGGCGGCGGGGTCCCAGATCTCGTAGTCCACGCCGTTGAGGATGCCGGTCAGCGCCTCGGCCCGCGTGGCGAGCAGCCCTTCCAGGCCCGCGCCGTGCTCCGCCGTCTGGATCTCGTGGGCGTAGGTCGGGCTGACCGTGGTCAGGCGGTCGGAGTAGAAGCAGCCGGCCTTGAGGAAGCCGACGCCGCCGTAATACTCCACGCCGTCGATCCGGAAGGCGGCCGACGGCAGGCCGAGATCGCTCATCATCCAGGCGCCGAACAGGCCCTGGTAGGCGATGTTGTGGATCGTCGTCACCGTGCCCGGCCGGAACGGCCCGGCGAAGCGGTCGGGGCGCAGCTCCAGATAGGCCGGGATCAGGCCGGTCTGCCAGTCGTGCCCGTGCAGCACGTCGGGACGCCACCAGGGGTCGAGGCCGTCCTCCGCCGCGAAGCCCGCCGCGCACCAGGACAGGGCGGCGAAGCGTTCCGCGTTGTCCGGCCAGTCCTTGCCGTCCGGCCCCAGATAGGGGTTGCCGGGCCGGTCGTAGAGCGCCGGCGCGTCCAGCACATAGGCCAGCACCCCGTCCGGCATCCGTCCGATCCGCAGCGTCGCCGGGGCGCCGCCGGGCAGATCAGTCAGGGGCTTGCCGACCGGCTGCAGGTCGGTGAGCCCGTTCAGCACCGCCGGATAGCCGGGCAGCAGCAGGCGGACCTCGGCTCCGGCGCGGTTCAGGGCGGGGGGCAGGGCGGCGGAGACATCGGCCAGCCCGCCGGTCTTCACCAGGGGGTAGCATTCCGGCGTGACGAACAGGACGCGCATGGAGGCGGGGTCTTTCGGTTTCTTCTTGGTCTTGCTCACCGCCCCCTCGCCCCGTGGGGGCGAAGGGGGCAAAGGGGGCGGTGGGAGGGGTCAGTCCTTGGGCAGACGGTCGATCATGTCCTGGGTGATCAGGCAGACGCCGCCCTCACTGCGGTAGAAGCGCTTGGCGTCCAGCTCCGGGTCCTCGCCGACGACCAGCCCCTCGGGGATCACCACGCCGCGGTCGATCACCACCTTGGTCAGGCGGCAGTGGCGGCCGATGTCGCAGTCCGGCAGGACCACCGCCTGGTGCAGCTCGCTGAAGGAGTTGACGCGCACCTCGCTGAACAGCAGCGAGTTCTTCACCAGCGAGCCGGAGATGATGCAGCCGCCCGACACCAGGCTGTCCACCGCCATGCCGCGCCGGTTCTCGTCGTCGAAGACGAACTTCGCCGGGGGAAGCTGCTCCTGGTAGGTGAAGATCGGCCACTCGCGGTCGTACATGTTGAGCTGCGGCGTGACGTGGCAGAGGTCGAGGTTGGCCTCCCAATAGGCGTCGATGGTGCCGACGTCGCGCCAGTAGGGCTCGGACTCGTGGCCGTTCAGGATGGCCGAGTCGGCGAAGTCGTGGGCCATCACCCGCGCCCCGCTCGTCACCAGATGCGGGATAATGTCCTTGCCGAAGTCGCGGGACGAGCCGGGATCGTTGAAGTCGCGCTCCAGCTGGTCGTAGAGGAACTGCGCGTTGAAGACGTAGATGCCCATGCTGGCCAGCGACTTGTCCGGATTGCCCGGCATCGGCGGCGGGTCGGCGGGCTTCTCGACGAAGTCGATGACGCGCTGCGTCTCGTCCACATGCATGACGCCGAAGCCGGTGGCCAGGGGGCGCGGCACCTGGATGCAGGGGATCGTCACATCGGCCTTCTTGGCGATGTGGTCGAGCAGCAGCGCGCCGTAATCCATCTTGTAGATGTGGTCGCCG
This window encodes:
- the glgC gene encoding glucose-1-phosphate adenylyltransferase yields the protein MLDKRDLRLAPRRAVALVLAGGRGSRLKQLTDRRAKPATYFGGKFRIIDFALSNCINSGFRRIGVLTQYKSHSLLRHLQRGWNFFRGEMNEFCDLLPAQQRISETAWYQGTADAVYQNLDILRDHEPEYILILAGDHIYKMDYGALLLDHIAKKADVTIPCIQVPRPLATGFGVMHVDETQRVIDFVEKPADPPPMPGNPDKSLASMGIYVFNAQFLYDQLERDFNDPGSSRDFGKDIIPHLVTSGARVMAHDFADSAILNGHESEPYWRDVGTIDAYWEANLDLCHVTPQLNMYDREWPIFTYQEQLPPAKFVFDDENRRGMAVDSLVSGGCIISGSLVKNSLLFSEVRVNSFSELHQAVVLPDCDIGRHCRLTKVVIDRGVVIPEGLVVGEDPELDAKRFYRSEGGVCLITQDMIDRLPKD
- the glgA gene encoding glycogen synthase GlgA — protein: MRVLFVTPECYPLVKTGGLADVSAALPPALNRAGAEVRLLLPGYPAVLNGLTDLQPVGKPLTDLPGGAPATLRIGRMPDGVLAYVLDAPALYDRPGNPYLGPDGKDWPDNAERFAALSWCAAGFAAEDGLDPWWRPDVLHGHDWQTGLIPAYLELRPDRFAGPFRPGTVTTIHNIAYQGLFGAWMMSDLGLPSAAFRIDGVEYYGGVGFLKAGCFYSDRLTTVSPTYAHEIQTAEHGAGLEGLLATRAEALTGILNGVDYEIWDPAADPHIAARYGAADLGGKDLCKADLQATFGLDRRADAPLAAVVSRLTGHKGLDLVLEAASQWIAWGGQLAVLGSGEPALEAGFRHLATWYPKSVGVRIGYDEALSHRIQAGADLFLVPSRSEPCGLTQMYALKYGTLPLVRRTGGLADTIVDANPAAVNDGSATGFQFVNANAQELTWALRRAAALYRKPERWHVLQQHAMTRDFGWHGPAEEYMELYRAVAPVLVA